In Marinobacter sp. es.048, the following proteins share a genomic window:
- a CDS encoding multidrug transporter, whose protein sequence is MPHTLATIVLAAVGAVMVIAGLLFFRHPRWLLTWLKGMVVFGVILAGLYVLVIAVNLTSYQSLVGMQTAASISTQRQAEQIWQVSLESQDGLSVVRTLQGDQWQIDARIIRFTGPFRWLDIAPGYRLEQLRGRYTSLEQERSAPGTAIGLSSGIWPDLWQWDRQFNLPFVEAVGGNMTFMPMRDGAVFEVKLSSSGLVAVPVNEQARAAVQFWNQ, encoded by the coding sequence ATGCCTCATACGCTCGCTACCATTGTACTGGCCGCTGTCGGCGCCGTAATGGTTATAGCGGGCCTGCTGTTTTTCAGGCATCCCCGTTGGTTGCTCACCTGGCTGAAAGGAATGGTGGTTTTCGGTGTTATTCTGGCCGGACTGTATGTCCTCGTTATCGCGGTAAATCTGACCAGCTACCAGTCGCTGGTCGGCATGCAGACCGCGGCAAGCATCTCCACGCAACGACAGGCAGAGCAAATCTGGCAGGTCTCCCTCGAAAGCCAGGATGGTTTGTCTGTGGTGAGGACGCTGCAGGGTGACCAATGGCAAATTGACGCCAGGATCATCCGGTTTACCGGACCCTTCCGATGGCTTGATATCGCTCCCGGGTATCGGCTTGAGCAATTACGCGGACGTTACACGTCTCTCGAACAGGAGCGATCGGCGCCTGGGACAGCCATTGGACTTTCCTCGGGAATCTGGCCAGATCTCTGGCAGTGGGACCGTCAGTTCAACCTGCCGTTCGTGGAGGCTGTTGGCGGGAACATGACCTTCATGCCGATGCGGGATGGGGCCGTTTTCGAGGTAAAGCTATCCTCCTCCGGCCTCGTCGCTGTTCCGGTTAACGAACAGGCGAGGGCGGCCGTCCAATTCTGGAACCAGTAG
- the gloB gene encoding hydroxyacylglutathione hydrolase gives MLTISAIPAFSDNYIWCLSDAASDKALIVDPGQAQPVLDHLAENGLTLDTILVTHHHPDHVGGVKELVSRFPDCRVTGPADSPYKGSTNLVHPGDEVIWEDITFQVLGVPGHTLDHIAYFTDVEIQGRPVLFCGDTLFVCGCGRLFEGSPEQMRQSLQTLRALPGKTAVYCAHEYTLANLRFARSWLPEDEGLRDFERQCQSARDAGKPTVPSVLENEKRLNPFLRWDDPAVVDSARAYCASHGLPADSENAIFAAIRHGKDNF, from the coding sequence ATGCTGACCATTTCTGCCATACCCGCCTTCAGTGACAACTATATCTGGTGCCTTTCCGACGCCGCCAGCGATAAAGCTCTGATTGTGGACCCGGGCCAGGCCCAACCGGTTCTGGACCACCTGGCCGAGAACGGCCTGACACTCGATACCATCCTGGTGACCCATCACCACCCGGATCATGTTGGTGGTGTCAAAGAACTGGTTTCCCGGTTTCCGGACTGCCGTGTAACCGGCCCCGCGGATTCCCCCTATAAAGGCAGCACCAACCTGGTCCATCCCGGTGACGAGGTGATCTGGGAAGACATCACTTTCCAGGTTCTCGGTGTTCCCGGTCATACCCTGGACCACATTGCCTATTTCACGGATGTCGAGATTCAGGGCCGGCCGGTTCTGTTCTGCGGCGACACCCTGTTTGTTTGTGGTTGCGGCCGTCTGTTCGAAGGCTCCCCGGAGCAGATGCGCCAATCTCTTCAGACCCTGAGAGCCCTGCCGGGCAAAACCGCCGTTTATTGCGCCCATGAGTACACCCTCGCGAATCTCCGTTTCGCCCGTAGCTGGCTGCCGGAAGATGAAGGTCTCCGCGACTTCGAGCGACAGTGTCAGAGCGCCCGTGATGCTGGGAAACCGACGGTTCCTTCGGTACTTGAAAACGAGAAACGGTTGAATCCTTTTCTGCGCTGGGACGATCCGGCTGTAGTGGACTCCGCCCGTGCCTATTGCGCCAGTCACGGCTTGCCGGCAGATTCCGAGAATGCGATTTTTGCGGCTATTCGCCACGGCAAGGATAACTTCTGA
- a CDS encoding SCP2 sterol-binding domain-containing protein: MSVAQVFEQLEQNFNADAAQGLDLVFQFDIEDDKTYHLVINDGTCKKHEGAHDDPSVTLIMNSETLQGIVSGETDGMQAFMAGQLRAEGDMMLATKLGELFKMG, encoded by the coding sequence ATGTCTGTAGCTCAGGTATTTGAACAACTCGAACAGAATTTCAACGCAGACGCAGCTCAAGGCCTGGACCTGGTATTCCAGTTCGATATCGAAGACGACAAGACCTATCACCTCGTCATCAATGACGGCACCTGCAAAAAGCACGAAGGCGCACATGACGACCCTTCTGTTACTCTGATCATGAACTCTGAAACCCTGCAGGGCATCGTTTCCGGCGAGACTGACGGTATGCAGGCATTCATGGCAGGTCAGCTGCGCGCTGAAGGCGATATGATGTTGGCAACCAAGCTGGGTGAACTGTTCAAGATGGGCTGA
- a CDS encoding lytic transglycosylase codes for MSVRRLSLLFFAGALASGCSSLISQGEENPLNTQEVTVAAGDEGLKKAVETGENGDAARNEPLDEAIAPELKVAAREAREKLDNPVQKDVEEKVVEQDLWARLRSGFVLDHDIDNDRVRDQLSWYARHPGYIDRVVERGSRYLHYIVNETEKRGLPAEYALLPIVESAFDPFAYSHGRAAGLWQFIPSTGKYFGLTQSWWHDERRDVVAATDAALTYLDRLANRFDGDHTLALAAYNSGGGTVSSAMRRNRNSNKPTDFWSLNLPRETRHYVPKLIALAKIFDDPEAYGIELPSLKDKPYFEVVDTGSQLDLAQAAELAGVDVDEIYLLNPSYNRWATSPDGPHRLLVPVQNAETFRTALAKIPANQRVSWRNYEVQSGDSLNSISKKFSTTPSVLQQVNNLNSDLIRIGQRLMIPSASKGTDAYALSASQRLERKQERKRDGNKVRYTVRKGDTFWDIAREHRVSVREVSAWNGMAPGDPLIPGKELVIWSKTSQPTVMAANSGRGKAMVRKVGYRVRKGDSLARIASRFSVNVRDIASWNDLNTARYLQPGQSLVLYVDIRNSP; via the coding sequence ATGTCGGTCAGACGATTGTCGTTATTATTTTTTGCCGGAGCCCTCGCCAGTGGCTGCAGTAGCCTGATCAGTCAGGGTGAGGAAAACCCTCTGAATACACAGGAAGTCACCGTTGCCGCAGGCGACGAGGGGCTGAAGAAGGCTGTCGAGACCGGAGAAAACGGCGATGCTGCCCGGAACGAACCGCTGGATGAGGCCATTGCACCCGAATTGAAGGTCGCCGCCAGGGAAGCCCGGGAGAAGCTAGACAATCCGGTTCAGAAGGACGTAGAAGAAAAGGTCGTTGAGCAGGATCTCTGGGCCAGACTGCGGTCGGGATTCGTGCTGGATCATGACATCGATAATGACCGCGTACGGGACCAGTTGAGCTGGTATGCCCGTCACCCGGGCTATATCGATCGGGTGGTTGAACGGGGCAGCCGTTACCTTCATTACATTGTCAACGAGACCGAAAAGCGGGGCCTGCCCGCCGAATATGCCCTGCTCCCCATTGTTGAAAGCGCGTTCGATCCCTTTGCGTACTCCCATGGCCGGGCCGCGGGTCTCTGGCAGTTCATTCCGTCGACCGGAAAGTACTTTGGCCTGACTCAGAGCTGGTGGCACGATGAGCGACGGGATGTTGTTGCTGCCACCGACGCTGCGCTGACCTATCTTGATAGGCTGGCAAATCGATTTGATGGCGACCATACCCTGGCTCTGGCCGCCTACAACAGTGGCGGAGGAACGGTCTCCAGCGCCATGCGCCGCAACCGGAACAGCAACAAGCCAACGGACTTCTGGTCCCTTAATCTGCCACGGGAAACCCGCCATTACGTCCCCAAACTGATCGCGCTGGCGAAAATATTTGATGATCCCGAGGCCTACGGCATCGAGTTGCCATCACTGAAGGACAAACCCTACTTCGAGGTTGTTGACACCGGCTCCCAGCTCGACCTTGCGCAGGCGGCGGAACTGGCCGGGGTGGACGTGGACGAAATTTACCTGCTGAACCCCTCATACAACCGCTGGGCAACATCTCCGGATGGTCCTCATCGGTTGCTCGTTCCGGTCCAGAATGCCGAGACCTTTCGCACAGCCCTGGCAAAGATTCCTGCCAATCAGCGTGTTTCCTGGCGCAACTATGAGGTCCAATCAGGCGACAGCCTGAATTCGATTTCCAAGAAATTCTCGACAACCCCGTCGGTACTGCAACAGGTGAACAACCTGAACAGTGACCTGATACGCATTGGCCAGCGCCTGATGATCCCTTCCGCGTCCAAGGGCACCGATGCCTATGCCCTCAGCGCCTCCCAGCGGCTTGAACGCAAACAGGAACGGAAGCGGGACGGAAACAAGGTTCGTTACACGGTCCGCAAAGGCGATACCTTCTGGGACATTGCCCGCGAGCATCGGGTATCCGTGCGTGAAGTTTCTGCATGGAATGGCATGGCCCCAGGCGATCCTCTGATACCGGGCAAGGAACTCGTCATCTGGTCCAAAACAAGTCAGCCGACGGTGATGGCAGCCAATAGTGGCCGTGGCAAGGCAATGGTCCGGAAAGTGGGCTACCGGGTACGCAAAGGCGACTCCCTGGCCCGGATTGCCAGCAGGTTTTCCGTGAATGTGCGGGACATCGCAAGCTGGAACGATCTGAATACCGCCCGTTATCTGCAACCCGGGCAAAGTCTGGTACTCTACGTTGATATCCGAAACAGTCCCTGA
- a CDS encoding microcin C ABC transporter permease YejB: protein MGIYILRRLALIIPTLIGIMLLNFVIVQAAPGGPVEQLIAEMEGHGGSALARASGGGTGGEVADSSGDTRGSRGIPDELLKEIEVMYGFDKPAHERFFKMLGDYATFNFGDSFFREKSVIDLILDKMPVSISLGLWSTLIIYFISIPLGIRKAVTDGSRFDVWTSSAIVVGYAIPGFLFAILLIVLFAGGSYFDWFPLRGLTSSNFDELTWYQKIGDYFWHLALPVTANVIGGFATLTLLTKNSFLDEIGKQYVVTARAKGLDQKEVLYGHVFRNAMLIVIASLPGVLVALFFTGSLLIEVIFSLDGLGLLGFEAALNRDYPVIFGTLYIFTLMGLILKLISDITYVLVDPRIDFESREGA, encoded by the coding sequence ATGGGCATCTACATACTCAGGCGTCTGGCGCTGATCATTCCCACGCTGATCGGGATCATGCTGCTCAACTTTGTCATCGTGCAGGCAGCGCCTGGCGGCCCGGTTGAGCAGCTTATCGCGGAGATGGAAGGCCACGGCGGCAGCGCCCTGGCCCGGGCCTCTGGCGGCGGTACCGGCGGCGAGGTAGCGGACTCCTCCGGCGACACGCGCGGTTCCCGCGGCATACCCGATGAGCTTCTGAAAGAAATCGAAGTCATGTATGGCTTCGACAAACCGGCCCACGAGCGCTTCTTCAAGATGCTCGGAGATTATGCCACCTTCAACTTCGGTGACTCCTTCTTCCGCGAAAAAAGCGTTATCGACCTGATTCTCGACAAGATGCCCGTATCCATCTCCCTGGGTCTCTGGTCGACGCTGATCATCTATTTCATCTCCATTCCCCTCGGCATCCGGAAAGCCGTTACAGACGGCTCCCGGTTCGATGTCTGGACCAGCTCAGCCATCGTGGTGGGCTATGCCATACCGGGCTTCCTGTTCGCCATACTGCTTATCGTGCTGTTTGCCGGCGGCAGTTATTTTGACTGGTTCCCGCTCCGGGGTCTGACGTCTTCGAATTTTGACGAGCTGACCTGGTACCAGAAAATCGGTGATTACTTCTGGCACCTGGCGCTGCCGGTCACCGCGAACGTGATTGGTGGTTTTGCCACCCTGACTTTGCTCACCAAGAACTCGTTCCTGGATGAGATCGGGAAACAGTATGTGGTGACCGCCCGCGCCAAGGGGCTGGATCAGAAAGAAGTGCTGTATGGCCACGTTTTCCGCAATGCCATGCTGATCGTGATCGCCAGCCTGCCCGGTGTCCTTGTCGCTCTGTTCTTTACCGGTTCACTGCTGATTGAAGTGATCTTCTCCCTGGACGGACTTGGATTGCTGGGTTTTGAAGCGGCTCTCAACCGCGACTATCCGGTAATCTTCGGCACCCTGTACATATTTACCCTGATGGGACTCATCCTGAAGCTGATCAGCGACATCACCTATGTCCTGGTCGACCCACGGATCGATTTTGAAAGCCGGGAGGGCGCGTGA
- the dnaQ gene encoding DNA polymerase III subunit epsilon, giving the protein MRQIVLDTETTGIDPAEGHRIIEIGCVELMERQLTGRNYHVYINPEREVEAEAITVHGITNEFLEDKPRFAEIADEFFEFIKGAELVIHNAAFDVGFMDSEFSRLKPVRKTADHCGIVDSLAIARARHPGQKNNLDALCKRYGVDNSNRDLHGALLDAEILADVYLLLTGGQTALSLDAGSENGGGNGGIRRLPADRAPLSVVRASSAENEAHQEFMSLLEKQAGETVWGKLQSAE; this is encoded by the coding sequence ATGAGACAGATCGTACTGGACACAGAAACCACAGGCATTGATCCCGCCGAAGGCCATCGGATCATTGAGATCGGCTGCGTTGAATTGATGGAACGCCAGCTCACCGGGCGAAACTACCACGTCTATATCAACCCGGAGAGGGAAGTTGAGGCCGAAGCCATAACCGTTCACGGCATCACCAACGAGTTCCTGGAAGATAAACCCCGTTTTGCCGAGATCGCCGATGAGTTCTTCGAATTCATCAAGGGGGCCGAACTGGTCATCCACAACGCCGCGTTCGACGTCGGCTTTATGGACTCGGAATTCTCCCGCCTCAAACCGGTGCGGAAAACCGCTGACCACTGTGGAATCGTTGACTCCCTGGCTATCGCTCGGGCCCGCCACCCGGGGCAGAAGAACAACCTGGATGCGCTCTGCAAGCGCTATGGCGTGGACAACAGCAACCGTGACCTCCATGGCGCGTTGCTGGACGCGGAGATCCTGGCCGACGTTTACTTGCTTCTTACCGGTGGGCAGACTGCGCTGTCACTGGATGCCGGATCCGAAAACGGTGGCGGTAACGGCGGAATCAGAAGGCTTCCCGCTGACAGGGCACCACTTTCGGTGGTTCGCGCTTCCAGTGCAGAAAATGAAGCCCACCAGGAATTCATGTCGCTGCTCGAAAAACAGGCGGGAGAAACCGTGTGGGGTAAACTCCAGAGCGCAGAATGA
- the rnhA gene encoding ribonuclease HI: protein MAGKVTLYTDGACKGNPGPGGWGVVLRYGDNRKTLHGGETNTTNNRMELMAAIRGLEALKRPCEVELFTDSQYVRKGITEWMAGWKRNGWKTSAKKPVKNEDLWRELDSEVARHKINWHWVKGHSGVPDNELADELANRGVEELSNA, encoded by the coding sequence ATGGCCGGCAAGGTAACCCTGTACACAGATGGCGCCTGCAAGGGCAACCCCGGCCCCGGCGGCTGGGGGGTAGTTTTGCGCTATGGCGATAACCGCAAGACCCTGCATGGTGGCGAGACAAATACCACCAATAATCGCATGGAGCTCATGGCGGCCATCCGGGGCCTGGAGGCCCTGAAACGCCCCTGTGAGGTGGAACTGTTTACAGACTCGCAGTACGTGCGCAAAGGCATTACCGAATGGATGGCAGGCTGGAAGCGCAATGGCTGGAAAACCTCTGCGAAAAAACCAGTCAAGAACGAAGATCTCTGGCGCGAGCTGGATTCAGAAGTGGCCCGTCACAAGATCAATTGGCACTGGGTCAAGGGACATTCCGGCGTTCCCGACAATGAGCTCGCAGATGAGCTCGCCAATCGCGGTGTCGAAGAGCTTTCCAACGCATAA
- a CDS encoding chemotaxis protein produces MVQSSLATKSQSFDLVKSEIEQTIKQAESSLERFQENRERGEDLQNCVDFINQLRGIFILVELRGGTLLCQEAVTMANDVPVGANDDKNILLTTLSSALFILRRYVEYYHQQREDHPELLLPVINDLREARREKPYPESCFFDVDAKDRPDFCAGLALQAFEGNEADYEIMARRMRLTFQVALLGILRDRNDVVNKKLIGRASRGLARLCQGAPMGQVWCLVGIVADTMLDRAMVFTKARKRMFMRIEKYAREVVYVGKVATGKDAPDSLIRDLIYLLYRSGSSNPEVSEVLAAYHLAPADFPDSMLEAHARRLYGPGSDVLKSLSEALQDELNQLKDKLDIIERGIEPDLAELSSIADALERLANTLVMLDLNKLAGVSREEASKLRGWEQESRLPGDDELYRLADSVLGIEDAVMQIVTRGITSETDALASGERKREESVYLREALYVVADEARGALTLAKRAITAFIESDYDKLHLANLPATLHSIWGGLQMVNDRAAAGVLERVTASIQERLLDAKEAPAAQVLEALADALTSLEYYIESIGKSEDRNVDLLKLAESSLDDVGL; encoded by the coding sequence ATGGTTCAGTCGTCTCTCGCGACGAAATCGCAGTCGTTTGATCTGGTCAAAAGTGAAATAGAGCAGACCATCAAGCAGGCAGAATCCAGCCTTGAACGCTTTCAGGAAAACCGCGAAAGGGGTGAGGATCTCCAGAACTGTGTTGATTTCATCAATCAGTTGCGGGGTATTTTTATTCTGGTGGAGCTTCGGGGCGGCACCCTGCTGTGCCAGGAAGCGGTCACCATGGCCAACGACGTACCTGTTGGCGCTAATGACGACAAAAACATTCTTCTAACCACCCTTAGTAGTGCACTGTTTATCCTCCGGCGCTACGTCGAGTATTACCACCAACAACGGGAAGACCATCCCGAGCTTCTGCTTCCTGTTATCAATGATCTTCGGGAGGCTCGTCGAGAGAAACCCTATCCCGAGTCGTGCTTTTTTGATGTCGACGCCAAAGACCGTCCTGATTTCTGTGCCGGGCTGGCTTTGCAGGCCTTTGAAGGCAACGAAGCTGATTACGAAATCATGGCCCGCCGCATGCGCTTGACCTTTCAGGTGGCGCTTCTGGGCATTCTGCGCGACCGAAACGACGTGGTAAACAAGAAGCTGATCGGACGAGCGTCCCGTGGTCTTGCTCGTCTGTGTCAGGGTGCCCCCATGGGACAGGTGTGGTGTTTGGTTGGCATTGTGGCGGACACCATGCTTGATCGGGCGATGGTTTTTACCAAGGCTCGCAAGCGCATGTTCATGCGGATTGAAAAATACGCCCGGGAAGTGGTTTACGTGGGCAAGGTTGCCACCGGCAAAGACGCGCCGGATTCGCTGATCCGTGACCTGATTTACCTGCTGTACCGCAGTGGCTCCTCTAACCCTGAAGTGAGCGAAGTGCTGGCCGCCTATCATCTCGCGCCGGCCGATTTTCCGGATTCCATGCTTGAAGCCCATGCGCGCAGGTTGTATGGCCCCGGCAGCGATGTTCTCAAATCCCTGTCAGAAGCTCTGCAGGATGAGTTGAACCAGCTGAAAGACAAACTGGATATTATTGAACGCGGTATTGAACCGGATCTGGCAGAGTTGTCTTCCATTGCCGATGCCCTCGAGCGTCTGGCCAACACGCTTGTCATGCTGGACCTGAATAAGCTGGCGGGAGTTTCACGGGAAGAGGCGAGCAAACTGCGCGGTTGGGAACAAGAGTCCCGGTTGCCCGGCGATGATGAACTGTATCGTTTGGCTGATTCCGTGCTTGGCATTGAAGATGCCGTGATGCAAATCGTGACCCGGGGTATCACGTCAGAAACCGATGCTCTGGCCAGCGGCGAGCGCAAACGTGAAGAGTCTGTGTATCTTCGGGAGGCGCTGTATGTGGTTGCCGATGAAGCCCGGGGTGCGCTGACCCTGGCAAAACGCGCGATTACGGCCTTTATTGAATCCGACTATGACAAACTCCACTTGGCCAACCTGCCTGCAACCCTGCATAGCATCTGGGGTGGCCTGCAGATGGTTAACGATCGTGCGGCCGCAGGGGTTCTTGAGCGTGTGACAGCGTCCATTCAGGAGCGTTTGCTGGATGCAAAGGAAGCCCCGGCAGCTCAGGTACTTGAAGCACTTGCCGACGCTCTGACATCGCTGGAGTACTACATTGAGAGCATCGGGAAGAGCGAAGACCGCAATGTAGACCTGCTGAAACTGGCTGAATCGTCGCTGGACGATGTAGGTTTGTAG
- a CDS encoding extracellular solute-binding protein, which translates to MTRTRKASPLTSFFSALAFIATPLISPFSVADEAMPTHGIAMHGDTKYPAGFSHFDYVNPDAPKGGSLKMAVVANGFDSFNPFDIRGVAAAGISNYLYDTLLESSDDEPFSAYGLIAESLETPEDRSYVIFNIREQAQFHDGQAITAEDVKFSFDTLTTQGHPFFRNYYADVKAVTIEGPRRVRFEFKETSNRELPLILGQMPILPAHYWADREFGKNGLNPPLGSGPYRIGDFEAGRSITYERIENYWAKDLGVRNGRFNFDQITYDYYTDDTVALEGFKAGSFDFRLESSAKNWATAYTGKRFENGTIIKEAIEHHRPSGMQGFAFNTRRQVFSDPLVREALAYGFDFQWANKNLFFDQYTRTDSYFENSDLASSGLPTGRELDILEPYRDQLPEDVFTEEYQPPTTDGQQGLRENLRTAMELLKSAGYVIRDGKMVLGETGEPLAFEILLFQKSFERVVLPFKNNLGRLGIDVTVRLVDSNQYIQRLREFDFDMITQVFGQSDSPGNEQREYWHSSTVDANGSRNYMGVSDPVIDELVNMVIQAPNREELVYRVRALDRVLLHHHYVVPHWHLRSDRVAYWNHLQRPAETPKNGIDLDNWWAKP; encoded by the coding sequence ATGACAAGAACACGGAAAGCCTCACCCCTTACGTCGTTTTTTTCAGCCCTGGCGTTTATCGCCACACCACTCATCTCACCTTTTTCCGTCGCCGACGAGGCAATGCCAACACATGGCATTGCCATGCACGGCGACACCAAATACCCCGCCGGATTCAGCCATTTCGACTACGTTAATCCGGACGCCCCGAAAGGCGGCTCCCTGAAAATGGCGGTTGTTGCCAACGGCTTCGATTCTTTCAATCCGTTTGATATCCGGGGCGTTGCCGCCGCAGGCATCAGCAACTACCTGTATGACACACTCCTTGAGTCGTCGGACGATGAGCCCTTTTCCGCCTACGGCCTGATTGCCGAATCCCTGGAAACCCCCGAAGACCGAAGCTATGTGATTTTCAATATCCGGGAGCAGGCGCAGTTCCACGATGGCCAAGCCATTACCGCTGAAGACGTAAAATTCTCCTTCGACACCCTCACCACCCAGGGACACCCCTTCTTCAGGAACTACTACGCTGACGTCAAAGCAGTCACCATAGAAGGCCCTCGACGGGTACGTTTTGAGTTCAAGGAAACCAGCAATCGCGAACTGCCGCTGATCCTTGGCCAGATGCCTATTTTGCCCGCGCACTACTGGGCCGATCGGGAGTTTGGCAAGAATGGCCTCAACCCGCCGTTGGGCAGTGGCCCCTACAGGATTGGTGACTTCGAAGCCGGCCGGTCGATTACCTACGAACGCATTGAGAATTATTGGGCAAAGGACCTCGGCGTCCGTAATGGCCGATTCAATTTCGACCAGATCACCTACGACTATTATACCGATGACACCGTGGCACTAGAGGGCTTCAAAGCCGGCAGTTTTGATTTCCGGTTGGAGTCTTCTGCCAAGAACTGGGCAACCGCCTACACAGGGAAACGGTTCGAGAACGGCACGATTATCAAGGAAGCCATAGAGCACCATCGGCCTTCGGGCATGCAGGGTTTTGCCTTCAACACCCGCAGACAGGTGTTTTCCGACCCGCTCGTTCGCGAAGCGCTGGCCTATGGTTTCGACTTCCAGTGGGCCAACAAGAACCTCTTTTTTGACCAGTACACCCGCACTGACAGCTATTTCGAAAACAGCGACCTGGCATCCTCAGGTCTTCCCACCGGCCGGGAACTGGACATACTCGAACCTTACCGGGACCAGTTACCCGAAGATGTGTTTACCGAGGAATATCAGCCACCCACTACCGATGGTCAGCAGGGGCTGCGCGAGAACCTGAGAACTGCTATGGAGCTGCTCAAGTCCGCCGGGTACGTCATCCGCGATGGCAAGATGGTACTCGGCGAAACAGGCGAACCACTGGCGTTCGAGATCCTGCTGTTCCAGAAGAGCTTCGAGCGGGTGGTTCTGCCTTTCAAGAACAACCTCGGCCGTCTCGGTATCGATGTGACCGTACGCCTCGTGGACAGCAACCAGTACATCCAGCGCCTGAGGGAATTCGATTTCGACATGATTACTCAGGTGTTTGGCCAATCGGATTCGCCGGGCAATGAACAGCGGGAATACTGGCATTCATCCACCGTGGATGCCAACGGCTCGCGGAACTACATGGGCGTGAGCGATCCGGTGATCGACGAGCTTGTGAACATGGTAATTCAGGCGCCAAACCGTGAGGAACTGGTTTACCGGGTTCGGGCATTGGACCGGGTTCTGCTCCACCACCATTATGTGGTTCCCCACTGGCACCTGAGAAGCGACCGCGTCGCCTACTGGAACCATCTGCAACGTCCGGCCGAGACGCCCAAGAACGGCATCGACCTGGACAACTGGTGGGCGAAGCCCTGA
- a CDS encoding class I SAM-dependent methyltransferase: protein MSESDAVDYSARHESFERWFQSPLGRALLADQRRFVDAELQRLTGARQLQVGISHRLPLATGTDFSQKIMTAPRWYPHIPDGVAICDADELAFPGDSMDLVVLHHTADFSPYPHQVIREAARVLRGEGTMALFGFNPLSLWGARKLISRSSEGPWGGRFLLRGRMEDWLHLLGFNVEASVTRFFRTPLQRSGRKPVSRLDNRLSGNRLLPVGAYYCILAKKRVHARLPRRPVWRQNKVIALPGTGTVGASRGCSQSGAPVNKFN from the coding sequence GTGAGTGAATCCGACGCAGTTGATTATTCCGCCAGACATGAAAGCTTTGAGCGCTGGTTCCAGAGCCCGCTCGGTCGGGCGCTGTTGGCCGACCAAAGGCGCTTTGTCGACGCCGAGCTCCAGAGACTGACGGGTGCCAGGCAGTTACAGGTGGGGATCAGCCACCGGTTGCCGCTGGCTACGGGGACGGACTTTTCCCAGAAGATCATGACAGCGCCGCGTTGGTATCCCCACATCCCCGATGGCGTGGCCATCTGCGATGCCGACGAGCTGGCCTTTCCGGGTGACTCCATGGATCTCGTGGTATTGCACCATACTGCCGACTTCTCGCCCTATCCGCACCAGGTGATCCGGGAGGCGGCGCGGGTGCTCCGGGGGGAGGGCACCATGGCCTTGTTTGGTTTTAATCCGCTTAGCCTTTGGGGAGCACGTAAATTGATCTCCAGAAGCAGCGAGGGCCCCTGGGGCGGTCGCTTCCTGTTGCGTGGTCGGATGGAGGACTGGCTCCACCTGCTGGGTTTCAATGTTGAAGCGTCCGTTACCCGGTTTTTCAGAACCCCACTGCAACGCAGCGGCCGTAAACCAGTCAGCCGGCTTGATAATCGTCTGTCCGGAAACCGGCTCCTGCCAGTAGGCGCCTATTACTGTATCCTCGCCAAGAAACGCGTGCATGCCCGGCTGCCCAGACGCCCTGTCTGGCGACAAAATAAGGTCATTGCGCTGCCGGGGACCGGCACTGTCGGCGCTTCCCGGGGCTGCAGCCAGAGTGGCGCACCCGTCAACAAGTTCAACTAA